In a genomic window of Bordetella petrii:
- a CDS encoding MFS transporter, protein MPHDSSRHDAAPALTTPIILLMSAATGLIVASNYYMQPLLHTIGQQFGLSETAAGGIVTTAQLSYAAGLLLLVPLGDMIERRALICAMTALAAAGLLLSAFSTSAAMLLAGTAITGFLSVVAQVLVPFAATLASPQQRGKAVGTVMSGLLLGILLARTFAGMLAGLGSWRIVYWVAALLMLAMAGALWRVLPRYKTSVNLHYAGLLGSIFHLYAREPLFRARSVLGALIFASFSMLWTPLTFLLANPPYSYSDGAIGLFGLAGAAGAVAANRYGRLSDRGLGNLATRAGLALLLGSWGLLALGQHSLTALLVGILVLDMAIQGVHVTNQSSIYRLRPDARSRLTAGYMTSYFIGGAAGSLASAALYTHAGWLGVAAGGAAVSAAALAYSAWSPAARIPETPSAGGRA, encoded by the coding sequence CCACCCCCATCATCCTGCTCATGTCGGCGGCCACCGGCCTCATCGTCGCCAGCAACTATTACATGCAGCCGCTGCTGCACACCATCGGCCAACAGTTCGGCCTTTCCGAAACGGCCGCCGGCGGCATCGTCACCACCGCGCAGCTTTCGTACGCCGCCGGACTGCTGCTGCTGGTACCGCTGGGCGACATGATCGAACGGCGCGCCCTGATCTGCGCCATGACCGCGCTTGCCGCGGCGGGGCTGCTGCTATCGGCGTTTTCCACCAGCGCCGCGATGTTGCTGGCGGGCACCGCCATCACGGGTTTCCTGTCTGTCGTGGCGCAGGTGCTGGTGCCCTTCGCGGCCACCCTGGCCTCGCCCCAGCAGCGCGGCAAAGCGGTCGGCACGGTCATGAGCGGGCTGCTGCTGGGCATTTTGCTAGCCCGCACATTCGCCGGCATGCTGGCCGGCCTGGGCAGCTGGCGCATCGTCTACTGGGTGGCGGCCCTGCTCATGCTGGCCATGGCGGGCGCGCTGTGGCGCGTGCTGCCGCGCTACAAGACCTCGGTAAACCTGCACTACGCCGGACTGCTGGGGTCGATTTTCCACCTGTACGCGCGCGAGCCGCTGTTCCGCGCCCGTTCGGTGCTGGGCGCGCTGATCTTCGCGTCGTTCAGCATGCTATGGACGCCGTTGACCTTTCTGCTCGCCAATCCGCCCTATTCTTATAGCGACGGCGCCATCGGCCTGTTCGGCCTGGCCGGCGCGGCCGGCGCCGTCGCCGCCAATCGCTACGGCCGCCTCAGCGACCGGGGCCTGGGCAACCTGGCCACCCGCGCCGGGCTGGCGCTGCTGCTCGGCTCATGGGGGCTGCTGGCGCTCGGCCAGCATTCACTGACGGCGCTGCTGGTCGGCATCCTGGTGCTCGACATGGCGATCCAGGGCGTGCATGTTACCAACCAAAGCTCCATCTACCGGCTGCGTCCCGATGCCCGCAGCCGCCTCACCGCTGGTTACATGACTTCTTATTTCATCGGCGGGGCGGCGGGTTCGCTGGCCTCGGCCGCGCTGTACACCCACGCGGGCTGGCTGGGGGTGGCGGCCGGCGGCGCAGCGGTCAGCGCGGCCGCGCTGGCGTATTCCGCCTGGTCGCCGGCCGCGCGCATCCCGGAAACCCCGTCCGCGGGGGGCCGGGCGTAG
- the leuS gene encoding leucine--tRNA ligase: protein MQERYSPTAVEAAAQQDWQARDAYRVTEHARNADGTEKPKFYACSMLPYPSGKLHMGHVRNYTINDMMARQLRMRGYNVLMPMGWDAFGMPAENAAIKSKVPPAKWTYDNIAYMKKQMQAMGLAIDWSREMCACDPEYYKWNQWLFLKMLEKGIAYRKTQVVNWDPVDQTVLANEQVIDGRGWRSGALVEKREIPGYYLRITDYADELLDQVRSGLPGWPERVRAMQENWIGKSEGVRFAFPHTIAGADGQLIQDGRLYVFTTRADTIMGVTFCAVAPEHPLATHAAATNPELASFIEQCKLGGTTEAEIATREKAGMRTGLTVTHPLTGAPVDVWVGNYVLMSYGDGAVMGVPAHDERDFAFAKKYQLPIRQVVAHEGKAYSTDAWQEWYGDKQGGRTVNSGKYDGLPYAEAVDAIAADLAAQGLGEKQTTWRLRDWGISRQRYWGTPIPIIHCADCGPVPVPEQDLPVVLPDDLIPDGSGNPLAKNEAFLSCSCPRCGKPARRETDTMDTFVDSSWYFMRYTSPGNDQAMVDARNDYWMPMDQYIGGIEHAVLHLLYARFWTRVMRDLGLLKFDEPFTKLLCQGMVLNHIYSRKNAQGGIEYFWPEEVENLYDAKGAITGARLKSDGSDVNYGGVGTMSKSKNNGVDPQALIDTLGADTARLFVMFASPPEQTLEWSDSGVEGANRFLRRLWSHCHAHRDAVARGLAAGADWAQAPAPVKDLRREVYGLLKQADYDYQRIQYNTVVSACMKMLNAIDDAKLPEGAHADAARAETLGVLLRVLYPVVPHVTWLLWRELGYTHSLGDLLDAPWPHVDEAALVADEIELMLQVNGKLRGAIRVAAKASKADIEQIAAAQEEVARFLEGRPPKRVIVVPGKLVNVVG from the coding sequence ATGCAGGAACGCTACAGCCCCACAGCCGTCGAAGCAGCCGCCCAACAAGACTGGCAGGCCCGCGACGCCTATCGTGTCACCGAACACGCCCGCAACGCCGACGGCACCGAGAAACCCAAGTTCTATGCCTGCTCGATGCTGCCCTACCCCAGCGGCAAACTGCATATGGGGCACGTGCGCAACTACACCATCAACGACATGATGGCCCGCCAGCTGCGCATGCGCGGCTACAACGTGCTCATGCCCATGGGCTGGGACGCCTTCGGCATGCCGGCCGAGAACGCCGCCATCAAGTCCAAGGTGCCGCCGGCCAAATGGACCTACGACAACATCGCCTACATGAAGAAGCAAATGCAGGCGATGGGGCTGGCCATCGACTGGTCGCGCGAAATGTGCGCCTGCGACCCCGAATACTACAAATGGAACCAGTGGCTGTTCCTGAAGATGCTTGAAAAAGGCATCGCCTACCGCAAGACCCAGGTCGTAAACTGGGATCCCGTCGACCAAACCGTCCTGGCCAACGAACAGGTCATCGACGGGCGCGGCTGGCGCTCGGGCGCGCTGGTCGAAAAACGCGAAATTCCCGGCTATTACCTGCGCATCACCGATTACGCCGACGAGCTCCTCGACCAGGTCCGTTCAGGCCTGCCCGGCTGGCCTGAACGCGTGCGCGCCATGCAGGAAAACTGGATCGGCAAGTCCGAGGGCGTGCGCTTCGCCTTCCCGCACACCATCGCCGGCGCCGACGGCCAGCTCATCCAGGACGGCCGGCTGTACGTCTTCACGACGCGCGCCGACACCATCATGGGGGTCACGTTCTGCGCCGTGGCGCCCGAACATCCGCTGGCCACGCACGCCGCGGCCACCAACCCCGAGCTGGCCAGCTTCATCGAACAGTGCAAGCTGGGCGGCACCACCGAAGCCGAGATCGCCACGCGCGAAAAAGCCGGCATGCGCACCGGCCTGACCGTCACCCATCCGCTCACCGGCGCGCCAGTCGACGTGTGGGTGGGCAACTACGTGCTCATGAGCTACGGCGACGGCGCCGTCATGGGCGTGCCCGCGCACGACGAGCGCGATTTCGCCTTCGCCAAAAAATACCAGCTGCCCATCCGGCAGGTGGTGGCCCACGAAGGCAAGGCCTACTCCACCGACGCCTGGCAGGAATGGTACGGCGACAAGCAGGGCGGGCGCACCGTCAATTCCGGCAAGTACGACGGGCTGCCGTACGCCGAGGCCGTCGACGCCATCGCGGCCGACCTGGCCGCGCAAGGCCTGGGCGAAAAACAAACCACCTGGCGCCTGCGCGACTGGGGCATCTCGCGCCAGCGCTACTGGGGCACCCCCATCCCCATCATCCATTGCGCCGACTGCGGCCCCGTGCCCGTGCCCGAGCAAGACCTGCCGGTCGTGCTGCCCGACGATCTCATCCCCGACGGCAGCGGCAACCCGCTGGCCAAGAACGAAGCCTTCCTGTCCTGCAGCTGCCCCCGCTGCGGCAAGCCCGCCCGGCGCGAGACCGACACGATGGACACCTTCGTCGACTCGTCGTGGTATTTCATGCGCTATACCTCGCCCGGCAACGACCAGGCGATGGTCGATGCCCGCAACGACTACTGGATGCCCATGGACCAGTACATCGGCGGCATCGAGCACGCCGTGCTGCACCTGCTGTACGCGCGCTTCTGGACGCGCGTCATGCGCGACCTGGGCCTGCTGAAGTTCGACGAACCCTTCACCAAGCTGCTATGCCAGGGCATGGTGCTCAACCACATCTACTCGCGCAAGAACGCCCAGGGCGGCATCGAGTACTTCTGGCCTGAAGAAGTCGAGAACCTCTACGACGCCAAGGGCGCCATTACCGGCGCCCGCCTGAAAAGCGACGGCTCCGACGTCAACTATGGCGGCGTCGGCACCATGTCCAAGTCCAAGAACAACGGGGTCGATCCGCAGGCGCTCATCGACACCCTGGGCGCCGATACCGCGCGCCTGTTCGTCATGTTCGCCAGCCCGCCCGAACAGACGCTCGAATGGTCCGACTCCGGCGTCGAGGGCGCCAACCGGTTCCTGCGCCGCCTATGGTCGCACTGCCATGCGCACCGCGACGCCGTGGCGCGCGGCCTGGCGGCCGGCGCCGACTGGGCGCAGGCTCCCGCGCCGGTCAAGGACCTGCGCCGCGAAGTCTACGGGCTGCTCAAGCAGGCCGACTACGACTACCAGCGCATCCAATACAACACCGTGGTGTCGGCATGCATGAAAATGCTCAACGCCATCGACGACGCCAAACTGCCCGAAGGCGCCCATGCCGACGCCGCGCGCGCCGAAACGCTGGGCGTGCTGCTGCGCGTGCTGTACCCGGTGGTGCCGCACGTCACTTGGCTGCTGTGGCGCGAGCTCGGCTACACCCACTCGCTCGGCGACCTGCTCGACGCGCCCTGGCCGCATGTCGACGAGGCCGCGCTGGTGGCCGACGAAATCGAGCTCATGCTGCAGGTCAACGGCAAGCTGCGCGGCGCGATCCGCGTGGCGGCCAAGGCATCCAAGGCCGACATCGAGCAGATCGCCGCGGCCCAGGAAGAAGTCGCCCGTTTCCTTGAGGGCCGTCCGCCCAAGCGCGTCATCGTCGTGCCGGGCAAGCTGGTCAACGTCGTAGGCTAA
- a CDS encoding LPS-assembly lipoprotein LptE: MQIAPQRPQRFPARWLLRAASLAAVMLLAACGFALRGVTPLPFDTLYVGIADNTRFGADIRRALRAASPNTRLVDQPDQAQAILQQVHSRRTLREVSLNAQGRVEEYELGIDFTFRLITNKGLAILPDTTLSVYREMPYDDQVVQAKQGQIESLYQSMQQSLVSRLLRRLTAADVRTAAEAAARGESDPDAPVFDPNAAPSDTGPETWQTPGSPGTGSW; this comes from the coding sequence ATGCAGATTGCCCCGCAACGTCCGCAACGCTTCCCCGCCCGCTGGCTGCTGCGCGCCGCCAGCCTGGCGGCCGTCATGCTGCTGGCGGCGTGCGGTTTCGCATTGCGCGGCGTCACGCCGCTGCCGTTCGACACCCTGTACGTCGGCATTGCCGACAACACCCGCTTTGGCGCCGACATCCGGCGCGCGCTGCGCGCGGCCTCACCCAACACGCGCCTGGTCGACCAGCCCGATCAGGCGCAAGCCATCCTGCAGCAGGTGCATAGCCGCCGCACACTGCGCGAGGTTTCTCTGAACGCGCAAGGCCGGGTCGAGGAATACGAACTGGGCATAGACTTCACCTTCCGCCTGATCACCAACAAGGGCTTGGCCATCTTGCCCGACACCACGCTGTCGGTCTATCGCGAAATGCCCTACGACGACCAGGTCGTGCAGGCCAAGCAAGGCCAGATCGAAAGCCTCTACCAGTCAATGCAGCAATCGCTGGTCAGCCGCCTGCTGCGCCGGCTCACCGCGGCCGACGTGCGCACCGCCGCCGAAGCCGCCGCGCGCGGCGAAAGCGATCCCGACGCGCCCGTCTTCGATCCCAACGCCGCTCCGTCGGATACCGGCCCCGAAACCTGGCAAACGCCCGGTTCGCCCGGCACCGGCTCCTGGTAA
- the holA gene encoding DNA polymerase III subunit delta yields the protein MAQALDADRLADHLQRAGQQLAPLYTVSGDEPLLVTEAIDALRAAARAAGYTDRTSMVMDARSDWSAVAAATQSVSLFGDRRVLEIKLPTGKPGKTGGDTLTRLADQASRQPDPDTLILVALPRLDKATRDAKWAQALAQAGIMVDLPTIERSRLPAWIGARLGRQNQRADNATLQWMADKVEGNLLAAHQEIQKLGLLYPEGQLAAEDVERAVLNVARYDVFGLRDAMLAGDATRTVRMLAGLRAEGEALPLVLWAVGEEIRLLARVAEARAAGQDTGAVMRRLRIFGAHERLALQALGRVSARAWPAAVQHAHEVDRLIKGLSVPGRLADPWEEMARLALRVAAAGRA from the coding sequence ATGGCACAGGCGCTCGATGCCGACCGGCTGGCCGATCACCTGCAGCGCGCAGGCCAGCAGCTGGCTCCGCTATACACGGTGTCGGGCGACGAGCCCCTGCTGGTCACCGAAGCCATCGACGCCCTGCGCGCCGCGGCGCGCGCGGCCGGCTACACCGACCGCACCAGCATGGTCATGGACGCCCGCAGCGACTGGAGCGCCGTCGCCGCCGCCACGCAGAGCGTATCTCTGTTCGGCGACCGCCGCGTGCTGGAAATCAAGCTGCCCACCGGCAAGCCCGGAAAAACAGGCGGCGACACACTGACGCGGCTGGCCGACCAGGCCTCACGGCAACCCGACCCCGACACGCTCATCCTGGTGGCGCTGCCGCGCCTCGACAAGGCCACCCGCGACGCCAAGTGGGCGCAGGCCCTGGCGCAGGCCGGCATCATGGTCGACCTGCCCACCATCGAGCGCAGCCGCCTGCCGGCCTGGATCGGCGCACGGCTGGGGCGGCAGAACCAGCGCGCCGACAACGCCACGCTGCAATGGATGGCCGACAAGGTCGAAGGCAACCTGCTGGCCGCCCACCAGGAAATTCAAAAGCTCGGCCTGCTCTATCCCGAAGGCCAACTGGCCGCCGAAGACGTCGAGCGCGCCGTGCTCAACGTGGCGCGCTACGATGTCTTCGGCCTGCGCGACGCCATGCTGGCCGGCGACGCCACGCGCACCGTGCGGATGCTGGCCGGGCTGCGCGCCGAAGGCGAGGCGCTGCCGCTGGTGCTGTGGGCCGTCGGTGAAGAAATCCGCCTGTTGGCGCGCGTCGCCGAAGCGCGCGCCGCCGGCCAGGATACCGGCGCCGTCATGCGCCGGCTGCGCATATTCGGCGCCCACGAACGCCTGGCGCTGCAAGCCCTGGGCCGCGTGTCCGCGCGCGCCTGGCCGGCCGCCGTGCAACACGCCCACGAGGTCGACCGCCTCATCAAGGGCCTGTCCGTGCCCGGCCGCCTGGCCGATCCCTGGGAAGAAATGGCGCGCCTGGCCTTGCGCGTGGCGGCTGCCGGCCGTGCCTGA